From the Anaeromyxobacter dehalogenans 2CP-1 genome, the window GCCTCGGCGACCCGCCGCGCCGCGTCGGCCCCGGCGCGCGTCTGCGCCAGGTGCTCGCCGAGCGTGCCGGTCGCCGCGCCCACCCCGCGCTCCACCCGCGCGATGGGCGCGCCCTCGGCCCCGTCGCCCGCCACCTGCCCGAGCTCGCGCCCGAGCACGTCGGCGCGCGACGCCATGGCGCGCAGGCTCTCGCGGATGCCCTCCAGCGCCTCCAGCAGCCGCGCCCGCGCCCCGCCCACCTGCGCACCGGTCAGCCGGCACACCCCCGCCGCCTCGGCGAGCCACGCCGCCGGCTCGGGGGACCTGCCCGCCGTCTCGCCGGCGTCCGCGTCGAAGGCGCGCAGGACCTCGGCCACGTGCTCGAGGATCTGGCGGGTGGCGTCGTGGCCCTGGAGGCCGACCACCACGCTGGCCGCGCTCCCGGCGATCCCGACCGACGCGTCCGCCGCCCCGGCCACCACGCGGGCCTGCGCGGCGGCGAGCGCCCGCAGCGCCGTGAGCGCCTGGCGCGTGTCGCCCAGCATCCGGTCGGACCAGGCCCGCTCGCGCCCTGCGAACGCCTCGGCGGCGCCGCGGGCCGCCCCGACCGCCTGGGCGAGCTCGCCTGCGCGGGCGACCATGGCCGCGAAGCGCGCCTCGACCTCGTCGGCCAGGCGGCGCACGTCGGAAGCGACCGTCTCCACGCCCGCGTTCGGGACCGCCGCCCGGCAGTTCTCGATCCGCGTGTTCACCCCGAGCGCCCGCAGCGTGCGCGGCACGTCCGCGAGGGCGCCGCCGGCCGCGGCGAGCACGTCCGCGCGCGCGCCCACCCCCTGCAGCGCCTCCCGCTGGCGCGTGGCGCCGGCCCGGCTCTCGCCCAGGTACGAGGCGAGCCGCTCGAGCACCGGGGCCAGCTCCGCCGCGGGGTCGGCGTCGCTCCCGGCCCCGCCCGGCCCCGCGGCCCGGCGCGCCGCGTCCACCATCCCGCGGGCCCGCCCCTCCAGCGCGCCGAGGCGGTGGCCCGCCTCGAGGAACACGTCCTCCGAACCGTCGAGGAGCGCAGCGAGGCGCTCGGCC encodes:
- a CDS encoding methyl-accepting chemotaxis protein, translated to MEAVPSGPAPEAPAALLEATRAQLRGVAERLAALLDGSEDVFLEAGHRLGALEGRARGMVDAARRAAGPGGAGSDADPAAELAPVLERLASYLGESRAGATRQREALQGVGARADVLAAAGGALADVPRTLRALGVNTRIENCRAAVPNAGVETVASDVRRLADEVEARFAAMVARAGELAQAVGAARGAAEAFAGRERAWSDRMLGDTRQALTALRALAAAQARVVAGAADASVGIAGSAASVVVGLQGHDATRQILEHVAEVLRAFDADAGETAGRSPEPAAWLAEAAGVCRLTGAQVGGARARLLEALEGIRESLRAMASRADVLGRELGQVAGDGAEGAPIARVERGVGAATGTLGEHLAQTRAGADAARRVAEAVGGIAEQVRATRAIGHAVKIIALNALVETERAGVGGRVLAVLAREIQVVAAEVVRRTDEVSASLDAITAAAAALEVDRAAAAASEGEALTEAMGALVARLGAQHLALAEGTRRLREDSAALRREVDEVAARLERQLEISRGLDALERELASAGARAAEGAGAAAPAARAGGRAALERYTMSSERDVHARVTGEAATPVAGVAAPAAAHDLGANVELF